From the Juglans microcarpa x Juglans regia isolate MS1-56 chromosome 3D, Jm3101_v1.0, whole genome shotgun sequence genome, the window ttatacattagtaattttgtgttacatggtagtaatattgtaaatttataatagtatgatatttacatatagtctatactaaactattattagtcaatttagtctatatattatagtataaatatattatttaactagtatattattgagtttaactaactatataagatatagttgtataaaatataaataattaatatatagaaaaacacatctttttataaaatatgtataaaattagAGGCGAAGTCGGATCAGAGCGGAGCCGGAATCAGttcatcaatgactccgacttccaagaggaaaaaacctccgactccgactccgacaagtcgaAGCCGGAGCAGAGtcagatttttgctcagcccaaAAGACGTTAAAAAGCAATACTTTCTTATCCAAGTGTATTTTCGCTGTGTGGCGTTCAGCGAGTACGGCGTTCTCTTTTCTTGCTTATACGagaagaaagattttttttttttatctactcaTTGGAAAAGAGACTagggaaaataaaattcaaaatatatatgacaaGGGGAGTTCGAAGGcaataaattaacaattaatctcatattttttttcaattttgacgTTATTCGTATGCTGGCGTACATACACATCATTTACTCAAAATTCATTACAGgtattattgaataaaatatcaatattcttTACGTTAGTTCATTTTGACGTTATATGGAATGTCAATGCATTGCTACTATTGAACTTCCAGGCAGGTAAATTGCAAAGAACATGATATTCATGTAGCGGTGACAAGAAAAATGGTCACATCTCTCATAGATCTGATAAAACCTGGCCAGCACTAAGATACAACACAATGGCACTATTCCATTCTCGGTAAAAATTGGAACCTAGACGATACAAGCACTAAGAAAGCTCactcaacaacaacaactacAAAAGAAGCCGGCAAAAACATTTCTAAAGGTTTGCTCAATTGCAGGTATAAGACCTGCTTGTTAGAGTCAAAGACAGCCGATTGCTCTCAAGAATGAATTCTACCAATTAAACTCTCCTTGCCACCCAGAAGGATCAGGGAGAACTAGATTGTATGTGAAACATTACCggaagaaataataaataaatggaacACCTACTTCTATTCAACCTCTGAGCCACAAAACTGTAGAACTAATATCCTCAAAGTACCATTGCAACCTTCTCCAGGGAAACATACGAAGAAGGATGGGCAATCAGGGGCTCATAGTGATCAGCTCCAGCACCACACCAGCCTGCAAGTACAAATGCTTACAATTGGATCTAAAGGGATGACATAGAAATGAAGCAGAAGCTGAGAAGCAAAACCAGAAGAAAAAGGGAATGCCAGAATGGTATGGGCATGACAGAATAACAACTCTATATGGAGTGATGGGTGGGTTTTCCACGAGGAGCTCATAGGAAATTAATCAGAAGTCATAACTAAACGAAAACTAATCACCAACAAAATGCATTTATATAATGATTCCCTTACCTGTTCCTttcatgaaaaggaaaaagggaggTTCACAAATTTGACTCCTAGGACGATGTGGGAGGAAGAATACACAATTTTCTTCCTCAACCATTGCATCTGATCCATGTGCTTGCACCTGTAAGAAATGAATTAACACAAGGAAGCTTAATTAATGATGATTCATAGTGtgtatataataacatataagatGTATCACAGTTGATCACCTTTAGCAGTGCAAATTACTTGACCATATATAGCAGATTAAAATAATATGCCTAGATGACCAACGATCAGGTACTTCAAATGAGAATTCTACAAGACAAGCTGAACTAAAGACACCCTTGTACTTTCCATTAGATTTGTTTAGTGATGAGTATACTCGAAGATAAAGAAATTAAAGTATAGTAGCTAGAGGCAGTGACTTGGTCGTGTTACAGTGATGGAGGTTGCCACAGCAGCTGGCAGTGGTGACAGAGGCGGTGGAGTCTCTTTGATGGCAATGGCAATAATGGTAGTGATGTTAGCGAAGAGTAATTgtactgttaaaaaaaataaagagtaattgcAGTTGCTCTGAGAATGGTAATGTTAGTAgtatttctaccattttctgTAGGTAAACAAGAAATTGTTTACACCTTACATATATAATCTGACAATTTGATTTTCAATCTTGAGTACCAAATTCCacgaaaattttgaaataactctcccaaacaaataaatagaaaggCAATCCCAAAATTACAGACAGCCACAAAAGAATGATGCGCAAGCCAGATCAGCCTGCCGCTTATTTATCTATTCCATTTTCAGATGGTGGAGCAACACCAGAAGGAGTGAGCTTTTATGATTAGGATGCGAGAGGACTGACCTAAAAAACTCTCGTCCAAACAAAGAACTAATGGTTATTATCAAAGGCTTATGGCTGAAGACAAGTTAACAACACATGGAAAGTAAGAAAATTGGTGCTCTTCAAGTAAACAGACAAATTGCATATATCACATaactttgataaaaaataaaataaaaaaacaattggaaATGCATAACAGCTGGAACTAACAAGTTGACTACAATAACCAGAGTTCCAATCACATCCCTGATCCATTCTTCAACAAGTGACCTTACAACTGTGAGATATCATGTGGCACTATTAAATATAGCGTAGAAACTAGCACATCTAAAACATGTTCCTAACCAGATTACGAAACTTTAGTATCATACCAAACAATAAAACTTCAAGATCCAAGGCAGGATTGTGAAGGTTTATAATCAACTAGTAAATATAATTATCCTAATCAAATTGCAATTGACCTAAGCAAAAAAAGACAGAATCAGTGTAAGGACAAAATGTTATTCCTGAATCCTTACCACGTATATTTCCCTCTTGAACTCCGTTGCAAGACATTCTATAGCTATATCATCTCCGAAAGCTGCAGCATGACCTTCCCTATTCTCATCTATAGATAATAGACCCTCCTCAGTATACTGCAATGTGACGATATCATATTCATCATCAGATGAACCAGAGATCGACATGTATTTGGCCCAATTCGGGCCATCATGCacctgaatacatctttctttGTAAATAGACTCCGCCGCCACCTCTCTTCAAATCAGAAATGTAAGCCCGttaaaaatacaagtaaaatataCGCCACCAAAATCCGCAAAAAGACATGCGCAATTCAACAATGTAGTCTGTTATATATTTGCAAACaattaaaccacaaaaatcgCTCTTTTAATGCAATGAAACAGTCAGCATACATACACCAAAACTGTTAAATTGGTGAAtgggaaaattgaaaaagaaaggatGTTAAATTCCAAAAATACGAAAGAGATTTCCTTGATTCAAGAATCATTATGGATAAAGAGATTTCTGAACCACATTTGCCTCAGCAGAAGCAATTAGATCTAAAAAATTTGatatcaaaacaaatagatcCAAGATTTTTTTTCGAAGAAACCTTAGCATGCCAAGCTGAACCAGCTCGTCAATGGCGGCATCCAAAGCCAAGCGATCCGATTTCTTGGCCAGCAACTTAAGTTCCTGAACCACGTGGATCCCCCACCCATTCTTCAGATCGGGCGCGTACATGTGCCTAATCACCTCGTCGATGGCCTCCTTCTCCTCCGCCGCGGCAGATCCGAAATCCTCCAAGAAACGCCTCACCGTACGCCTCCGCAACTCACGCGCGTCTACCCCACGCGCCGACCCCGGCCCGGCCATGGCCTTTTGCGACGCCGTGAAGAGGCAGTTTCCATCGGCCGATACCTCCCCTCCGTGCGACAGACGGAACACGACCGAGGTCGAGGACAACTCATCCTCGGGACGCTTCCAGAGGACCCCCTTGGCGTGAAGTCTCTGGAGGTGGCGCTTCTGCTGGTCCTCCAGTCCATGAACGTCGTCCCAAGCGGTGGTCGTCGTGGTGGTTTGGTCAACGAGATCTTCGGCGTCGATTGCATCTAGAGAAGCTGGCGAAGACTTCGGATCCCTCCACGGACGGTTCGGTGAGGAGGTTTGAAATGTCTCCCCAACGGTCGTCGAATCACATAGCAGTTTCCCCATTGcccacttttcttttccttttctttttcaaaatcttatttttttcaattctttttctactctctcttcctcttcctttagTTCTTCAACCGGGAAGGGAGGAGTTgcagaaaagagagagagaggaggtaGGGCTAACGGATAGATGTAAGAAGCGGGAGAACTTTTACACGTGTCAAAATCTGGGGGGAGGTCCACTCTGACCGTGTGGGGAGGAGCTGCTAACGTGAGCCGGTGGACAGATGCCGGCAAACCTGAGCCagagataaatataataaatatataaacatgaaTATAATATTCGCCACTAGACGTTGCTGGTTTAGGTTCTGTCGTTCTGAGTTggcaaataattaatttattgcttttatttatattttcttcatttttatgCCTCCCAAAAAACGTTATGGGATTGGCCAGTCTCAGCCAGTAATATCTTCGCCAGTAGGCCCAGCAAATACAATATCCAATCATGGAGTGACAACTCATCCGGACATATGTGGCACAACTTCGTTTGTATGTAAGTGCGGCTACCTACGACGCGAAAAAGGGCCGGCGCTAGTCTCTCACAAACACGACGTCGTGCTCATCCTTCATTTGTGAGTTGTGACCATTAAATTAAATCGTAACGGTAGGAAAATAGgagattattaaattttagacaTTTGCTTTcttgaataaagaaaaagaaaaagaaatgatgatCCAAATTGGAGGGCTTGAATGTATCTAGTTATGCATGGAtacagaaattattttatttcattttaacttattattataatttttttaaattcttatataaaatagaataaataattcaatttttttaaatatcaaaataataataaattaaaaattaatattctaataatattttattcaatctatctaaaatcatcatatctcatcttatctcattatccaaacgagccaTTAGGTCTCTTGTTGTTTCTCTATCTAGTTCTTCTACATCTTTGTCATTACTGAACTAacttagagaaaagaaaatgaaaatggcaaTAAAGTATGGATAATAATAGACTTACTATTTCTTACCATCTTTTtactattatcttattttttaaattttttattattattttattttacttaatggttaaagaaataGTTATTAGTGGAattgtatctttttttattttttttcttaatgattaaggatattaaaaaatacacttaaaagaaaataataaaaaatttaaaaatttcaaatatactaTGATATAGTAAAGAAGTGATAGAAAGTAATAAGCCTATCATACCCTTATCAGAACCAAAATTGAGAAACAAAGTATTCTATTCCCATGCGAAATTGATGGTTAGATCATGCCTATAGTTGGAATTTAACATATATGCATGCTAATTTGATGTTAATCAAGCAACTCACTTCAGGCCATATATAATTCGATAAATATCATGCTTATATATGATCTAGTAAATCACAATAATTTATAGTTATAAGTAAATCACAATAGTTATATCTAatccattttaaaaatttgaaaaaaaaaaatacaactcgAATATAATTATCCGATTACATTCATCCCAATCCCAATAACCCATCCAGCATGATGTGTTttattaggcctcgtttggatagtcagatgaaatgatatgatttgtaaataatagtaaaatagtttgagttaagatgttttataaaaaactagaaagaaaaaattaaataaaaatattgtaaagttaaaatattgttagaatataatttttgtttgatatttgaaaaagttgaattattttttttgttttgcttagaaatttagaaaagctGTAATggttagatgaaaaagttgaaaatttgaaattgaaaagtatttatatttgtgctgcttggatgttgagatgatcttGCAATCCAAATGGGGTCTTAGTGTATAATGTTAATCGTTAATGTTAAGAAATAGAATGTGGGAAATATTTCTCTTGTTTATTAATTGATTTCATAAACGTATATAAGCTTGAGTGAAATAAtgtatacatggaaagaaaaaatatttgctgTACAAAGAATGTGTGATTTGCTAATTAGCTAAAATCATGGAATGGCTAGAATTGTGGAATCTTGCGGGGATGAGGGAAGTTTGATTTAGTAATACTCACCCTCAAGTTGGCGCATGAAGATCCGTAATGCCTAACTTGCGAGATAGATGATGTAAAAGATCACTACTCAaagctttggtgaagatgtcaGTGAGTTGCTTGGAAGAAGGTAAGTGAGCGGTGGGGAGAAGACCAGAGCGGAGTTTGTCACGAACAATATGACAATTGATCTCAATATGTTTGGTTTCCTTCATGGAAGACAGGGTTGTAAGCAATGAAGACAGCAGATTACTTGTCGCAGTAGAGAGTCATGGGACCTTTGTGTGAGATGCCAAGATCACGAAGAAGTTGTTGCAACCATACTAGTTCACAAGTGATGGCAACCATGGCACTGTATTCGGCTTTGGTAGAGGAACGGGCAACTGTAGTCTATTTCTAGGTATGCCATGAAATAAGACTAGAgccaaaagtgataaaaaaaaaaaaaaaaaaagaaacagtgGTATAAAGTCAAGTGGTGGGGCAGCTGGCCCAATCAGAATCCGTGTAGGCGCGAACATGAAGAtcatttgaaaatgagaaaaaaaaatacattggcCTAGAGTGCCTTTGATGTAGCGGAGAACACGAGTAGCAGCTGTCATGTGAGAAATTCTAGGAGCATGCATGAATTGGCTGAGGATGTTGACGGCAAAGACAATATCAGGTCGAGTGATGGTGAGATAAATGAGTCGTCCAACTAACCGTTGGTAGGGAGCAAGGTTAGGAAGTAAATCCCTATCCGTGTCATTGAGCTTCAAGTTTTGTTTCATGGAAAAGGGAGCAGAGCAAGAACCAAGCTGACCACTATTGGCAAGACTATCCAGAGCATATTTGCGCTAATTGAGAAAAATGCCTAAAAGTGAGCGAGCGACTTCGAGACTaaggaaatatttgagaggTCCAAGGTCCTTGGTTTTGAAGTGAGAGGAAATAATAGTCTTGAAGAAAGTGAGTTGAGAGAGATCATTACCGATGACCAAGATGTCATCGACATATACCGAGATAATAGTGAGACTAGTAGCAGTAAGCAAGGTAAATAGAGAGTGATCGGCCTGAGATTGAACAAAACTTGCATTCAGAAGAACAgattttagtttaaaaaactaatttcgGGAAGCTTGCTTGAGGCCTTAATACAATAGCCTGGTGGGGGTTGCATGTAAACTTTCTCATCAAGTTCACCGTGCAAAAAGACATTGTGAACGTCCATTTGGTGAATGACCCAATTCTTGGTGGCAACAATAGCTAGAATGCAACGGACTGTGGTCATTTTGACAACTGGAGCAAAGGTTTCATGATAGCCTATACCTTCCACCTGAGTGTAGCATTTGGCTACAAGTCGAGCTTTGTAGCGCTCAATGGTACCGTCAACGTAGAGTTTAGTCTTGAAAATCCATTTGCAACCGATAGGTTTTTTGCCAGGAATGAGAGGTTCAAGTGTCCAAGTGTAGTTTTCCTCAAGGGCATGAAGTTCGGAGGCCATAGTTTCACGCCAGTGAGAGTGACAATTGGCTTCAAAGCAACAAGTAGGCTCAATAGAAGCAATGAGAGCAGTTAAAAATGAATGATGAGGATGTGAAAAACGAGAGTATGAAAGGAAAGTAGATAAGGGATGAAAAGTACCTGAGGACTGTGCATCGATTGAAGATGCATTGGACTCCGTAAAAATGGTAGGACAAACATAATCAAGAAGATAAGCGGGACAGGTGATAGCACGGCTAGGTTGAGAGGGAATAGGGGAGGTAGGGTTTGAAAGGGAAGAAAAGAATTGAGGTTTGGGTCTGTAGGTGTGGT encodes:
- the LOC121255953 gene encoding uncharacterized protein LOC121255953 — translated: MGKLLCDSTTVGETFQTSSPNRPWRDPKSSPASLDAIDAEDLVDQTTTTTTAWDDVHGLEDQQKRHLQRLHAKGVLWKRPEDELSSTSVVFRLSHGGEVSADGNCLFTASQKAMAGPGSARGVDARELRRRTVRRFLEDFGSAAAEEKEAIDEVIRHMYAPDLKNGWGIHVVQELKLLAKKSDRLALDAAIDELVQLGMLREVAAESIYKERCIQVHDGPNWAKYMSISGSSDDEYDIVTLQYTEEGLLSIDENREGHAAAFGDDIAIECLATEFKREIYVVQAHGSDAMVEEENCVFFLPHRPRSQICEPPFFLFMKGTGWCGAGADHYEPLIAHPSSYVSLEKVAMVL